A section of the Streptomyces sp. NBC_01591 genome encodes:
- a CDS encoding immune inhibitor A domain-containing protein, with translation MTTNRRALRAAAVVVAMAATAATASAFATAQADDKTSGAKSTTVDRRDPGSAKGNEHDLKGPFSEQQDAQRQAALEQVISGDKKISKRDGSKVVKLDDKKYVELGREKTDKIFTILVEFGDQVDNTTMFDPDGDGPKPAVPKYGGTPGPLHNKIAKPDPKKDNSTAWQADYNQAHFQDLYFGEGAGKDSLKTYYEKTSSGRYSVDGEVSDWVKVPYNEARYGSNYCGATNCANAWDMIRDGVNAWAADQKAQGRTPEQIKTDLAKYDQWDRYDFDGDGNFNEPDGYIDHFQIVHAGEDESAGGGAEGKNAIWAHRWYAYGTDAGATGPADNKAGGAQIGDTGIWVGDYTAQPENGGLGVFAHEYGHDLGLPDLYDTTNTAENSVGFWSLMSAGSWLGTGKDSIGDLPGDMTAWDKLQLGWLDYAEAKASTKSTHKLGVSEYNTKNKQALVVTLPEKPVTTAVTKPAEGSKQWWSDMGDNLSNTLSRSVDLTGKSKASLDLSGWWDIEKDYDYLYTEVSENGGTSWTAIDGTADGKAIPRDASDKPALTDVSGKYQKLSYSLDAYAGKKIDIRFRYATDGGAGGIGFAADTISVNADGAALFTDNAEGDDNGWTAKGFSRVGESFTKDYPQYYIAENRQYVSYDKTLEVGPYNFGFSKTRPDWVEHYPYQTGLLVWLWDKSQKDNNVSQHPGQGLILPVDAHAKPLKWANGTIMRNKIQPFDAPFSWYATDAFTLHDADAPVRVKSQRGIPVFDDHKGTYWYKENPTGSVQVPDTNTRIQIVREPRSGSTITVKVGPSQK, from the coding sequence GTGACCACAAACAGACGGGCGCTTCGCGCTGCAGCGGTTGTCGTGGCCATGGCCGCCACTGCCGCCACGGCGTCGGCTTTTGCCACGGCCCAGGCAGACGACAAGACGTCGGGCGCCAAGAGCACCACCGTCGACCGCCGTGACCCGGGGTCGGCCAAGGGCAACGAGCACGACCTGAAGGGCCCGTTCAGCGAGCAGCAGGACGCTCAGCGCCAGGCCGCCCTGGAGCAGGTCATATCGGGCGACAAGAAGATCTCGAAGCGTGACGGCTCCAAGGTCGTCAAGCTCGACGACAAGAAGTACGTCGAGCTCGGCCGCGAGAAGACGGACAAGATCTTCACGATCCTGGTGGAGTTCGGCGATCAGGTCGACAACACCACCATGTTCGACCCGGACGGCGACGGCCCGAAGCCGGCCGTCCCGAAGTACGGGGGCACGCCCGGCCCGCTGCACAACAAGATAGCCAAGCCGGACCCCAAGAAGGACAACAGCACCGCCTGGCAGGCCGATTACAACCAGGCGCACTTCCAGGACCTCTACTTCGGTGAGGGCGCCGGCAAGGACTCGCTCAAGACGTACTACGAGAAGACGTCCTCGGGGCGCTACTCGGTCGACGGCGAGGTCTCCGACTGGGTCAAGGTGCCGTACAACGAGGCCCGTTACGGCTCCAACTACTGCGGTGCGACCAACTGCGCCAACGCCTGGGACATGATCCGGGACGGCGTGAACGCCTGGGCCGCCGACCAGAAGGCCCAGGGCCGTACGCCGGAGCAGATCAAGACGGATCTCGCCAAGTACGACCAGTGGGACCGTTACGACTTCGACGGTGACGGCAACTTCAACGAGCCCGACGGCTACATCGACCACTTCCAGATCGTCCACGCCGGTGAGGACGAGTCCGCGGGCGGCGGCGCCGAGGGCAAGAACGCCATCTGGGCCCACCGCTGGTACGCCTACGGCACCGACGCCGGTGCGACCGGCCCGGCCGACAACAAGGCCGGCGGCGCCCAGATCGGTGACACCGGCATCTGGGTCGGCGACTACACCGCGCAGCCCGAGAACGGCGGCCTGGGTGTCTTCGCCCACGAGTACGGCCACGACCTGGGCCTGCCGGACCTGTACGACACCACCAACACCGCCGAGAACTCGGTCGGTTTCTGGTCCCTGATGTCGGCCGGTTCCTGGCTCGGCACCGGCAAGGACTCGATCGGTGACCTGCCCGGCGACATGACCGCCTGGGACAAGCTCCAGCTGGGCTGGCTCGACTACGCCGAGGCCAAGGCCTCGACGAAGTCCACCCACAAGCTGGGTGTGTCCGAGTACAACACCAAGAACAAGCAGGCGCTCGTCGTCACGCTGCCCGAGAAGCCCGTCACCACTGCTGTCACGAAGCCGGCGGAGGGCTCCAAGCAGTGGTGGAGCGACATGGGCGACAACCTCAGCAACACCCTGTCCCGTTCGGTGGACCTGACCGGCAAGTCCAAGGCCTCCCTGGACCTTTCGGGCTGGTGGGACATCGAGAAGGACTACGACTACCTCTACACCGAGGTGTCGGAGAACGGCGGCACCAGCTGGACCGCGATCGACGGCACGGCCGACGGCAAGGCGATCCCGCGCGACGCCAGTGACAAGCCGGCCCTGACCGACGTCTCCGGCAAGTACCAGAAGCTCTCCTACTCGCTGGACGCCTACGCGGGCAAGAAGATCGACATCCGCTTCCGTTACGCCACCGACGGCGGCGCGGGCGGCATCGGCTTCGCGGCCGACACCATCTCGGTCAACGCCGACGGCGCCGCGCTCTTCACGGACAACGCCGAGGGCGACGACAACGGCTGGACCGCCAAGGGCTTCTCCCGCGTCGGCGAGTCGTTCACCAAGGACTACCCGCAGTACTACATCGCGGAGAACCGCCAGTACGTCAGCTACGACAAGACCCTCGAGGTCGGCCCGTACAACTTCGGCTTCTCCAAGACCCGTCCGGACTGGGTCGAGCACTACCCGTACCAGACCGGTCTGCTCGTCTGGCTCTGGGACAAGTCCCAGAAGGACAACAACGTGTCGCAGCACCCGGGCCAGGGTCTGATCCTGCCGGTCGACGCGCACGCCAAGCCCCTGAAGTGGGCCAACGGCACGATCATGCGCAACAAGATCCAGCCGTTCGACGCTCCCTTCAGCTGGTACGCGACCGACGCCTTCACGCTGCACGACGCGGACGCACCGGTCCGGGTCAAGTCGCAGCGCGGTATCCCGGTCTTCGACGACCACAAGGGCACCTACTGGTACAAGGAGAACCCGACCGGAAGTGTTCAGGTTCCTGACACGAACACCCGGATCCAGATCGTCAGGGAGCCCCGCAGTGGCTCGACGATCACCGTCAAGGTCGGTCCCTCGCAGAAGTAG
- a CDS encoding nicotinate phosphoribosyltransferase, translating to MNSADLGRRVGVPSTALFTDQYELTMVQAALKAGTADRRSVFEAFTRRLPEGRRYGVVAGIGRVLDAVENFHFDDEMLTFLREQNVVDGPTLAWLADYRFSGDIWGYPEGEVYFPGSPILRVEGSFAECVLLETVILSILNHDSAIAAAASRMSAAAGGRGLIEMGARRTHELSAVASARAAYIGGFSTTSDLAAGFRYNIPTVGTSAHAFTLLHDTERDAFRAQVDSLGRGTTLLVDTYDVTEAVRTAVEVAGTELGAVRIDSGDLLLVAHRVRQQLDELGATETKIVVTSDLDEYAIASLAAAPVDAYGVGTQLVTGSGQPTCSMVYKLVARAGSADPAEPMRPVAKKSLGAKSSVGGRKWAARRLDEHGVAEAEVIGTGAVPAELADRQLLVELVKGGEVIAREPLDTARDRHIAARAGLPMSAVQLSRGEPVIPTEYV from the coding sequence ATGAACTCTGCGGACCTTGGGCGACGGGTCGGTGTGCCGTCGACCGCGCTCTTCACCGACCAGTACGAGCTCACGATGGTGCAGGCCGCGCTGAAGGCCGGCACGGCCGACCGGCGCTCGGTCTTCGAGGCGTTCACACGCCGGCTCCCCGAGGGGCGGCGCTACGGCGTCGTCGCGGGCATCGGACGGGTGCTGGACGCGGTGGAGAACTTCCACTTCGACGACGAGATGCTCACCTTCCTGCGCGAACAGAACGTCGTGGACGGGCCCACGCTCGCCTGGCTGGCCGACTACCGCTTCAGTGGTGACATCTGGGGCTACCCGGAGGGCGAGGTGTACTTCCCCGGCTCGCCGATTCTGCGGGTCGAGGGCTCCTTCGCCGAGTGCGTTCTGCTGGAGACGGTGATCCTGTCGATCCTCAACCACGACTCGGCGATCGCCGCCGCGGCGTCGAGGATGTCCGCCGCGGCCGGCGGGCGTGGCCTGATCGAGATGGGTGCACGCCGCACCCATGAACTGTCGGCGGTGGCGTCGGCGCGTGCCGCGTACATCGGCGGCTTCAGCACCACGTCCGACCTGGCGGCGGGCTTCCGCTACAACATCCCGACCGTCGGGACGAGCGCCCACGCCTTCACGCTGCTCCACGACACCGAGCGCGACGCCTTCCGGGCCCAGGTCGACTCGCTGGGCCGGGGCACGACGCTGCTGGTCGACACGTACGACGTCACCGAGGCGGTCCGTACGGCGGTCGAGGTCGCCGGGACCGAGCTCGGCGCGGTACGGATCGACTCCGGCGACCTGCTGCTGGTCGCGCACCGGGTGCGGCAGCAGCTGGACGAGCTGGGCGCCACGGAGACGAAGATCGTGGTGACGTCGGATCTGGACGAGTACGCCATCGCCTCGCTGGCCGCGGCGCCGGTCGACGCGTACGGGGTGGGCACGCAGCTGGTGACCGGCAGCGGACAGCCGACCTGCTCGATGGTCTACAAGCTCGTCGCCCGCGCCGGGTCCGCCGATCCCGCGGAGCCGATGCGTCCGGTCGCCAAGAAGTCGCTCGGCGCGAAGTCGTCGGTCGGCGGTCGCAAGTGGGCCGCGCGCCGACTGGACGAGCACGGGGTGGCCGAGGCAGAGGTGATCGGCACCGGTGCCGTGCCCGCGGAGCTGGCCGACCGGCAGCTGCTGGTCGAGCTGGTCAAGGGCGGCGAGGTGATCGCCCGCGAGCCGTTGGACACGGCGCGCGATCGGCACATCGCGGCACGGGCGGGGCTGCCGATGTCGGCGGTGCAGCTGTCGCGCGGGGAGCCGGTGATTCCCACGGAGTACGTGTGA
- a CDS encoding RDD family protein produces MSAPTPAPGDESPREGYYPDPSIPGYVRYWNGASWVPGTSRPAPQQGESMPAAPSGADPSAPAAEPQPLPQSQPQSSVPAPVDETGPVFLDEEPHAGNRPEPATAWQADASRQTGFGERDRRVSWGGTGRPGEQGDPGRPSGPESGAGSEPGHDPRTPAGPVPADRAPADPRRPAAAPVPSSSADAAGGALPVARDAGGQAPENTVAIRVGRQGRPGGSGTGSGGGTDAGAGDAGRPPADGTVTIRAVGQGGRPPAHRTTEPAATEGTMAIRAIAPGTGAPAPAPTPAQAPDPTPAQNPAPAPAQNPAPAPAQNRTPAPAPVQNPAPWAQLPAQQPQPQQPQPQLPAQQHQQPQPQLPAQQQPQPQQPQPQLPAQQQHQPQQPQPQLPAQQQHQPQLPAQQHQPQPQLQPQQPRPQFGAQGAQPDQPVVPWKPPVDDPFQRLAQAQAAARPAGLGKRFAARLIDSVVLLALVGAIGFPLVSQALDHIDEKISAAKLSGETVTVWLVDSTTAGLFGAVLGAFLVLGVLLEALPTAKWGRTLGKKICGLEVRDIESHDAPAFGAALRRWLVYGVLGVLVIGVVNVLWCLIDRPWRQCWHDKAAHTFVAD; encoded by the coding sequence ATGAGCGCCCCAACCCCGGCACCCGGTGACGAAAGCCCCCGCGAGGGGTACTACCCCGACCCGTCCATTCCCGGATATGTCCGGTACTGGAACGGTGCTTCGTGGGTGCCAGGCACGAGCCGCCCCGCCCCTCAGCAGGGCGAGTCGATGCCTGCGGCGCCTTCCGGAGCAGATCCCTCCGCACCGGCTGCCGAGCCGCAGCCGCTACCGCAGTCGCAGCCACAGTCGTCGGTCCCGGCGCCGGTGGACGAGACCGGCCCGGTCTTCCTGGACGAGGAGCCGCACGCGGGCAACCGCCCCGAACCGGCCACCGCCTGGCAGGCCGACGCCTCCCGGCAGACCGGATTCGGCGAACGCGACCGACGGGTCTCCTGGGGCGGCACCGGCCGGCCCGGCGAGCAGGGCGATCCGGGCCGGCCGTCGGGCCCGGAGTCCGGGGCTGGTTCGGAGCCCGGCCACGATCCGCGTACGCCCGCAGGCCCCGTCCCGGCGGACCGCGCCCCCGCGGACCCGCGACGGCCCGCCGCCGCTCCTGTCCCCTCCTCCTCTGCGGACGCGGCGGGCGGTGCGCTGCCGGTCGCGCGTGATGCCGGTGGCCAGGCCCCCGAGAACACCGTCGCGATCCGGGTCGGCCGACAGGGCCGCCCCGGCGGCAGCGGTACGGGCAGCGGTGGCGGAACGGATGCCGGCGCGGGCGACGCCGGGCGCCCGCCTGCCGACGGGACGGTCACGATCCGGGCCGTGGGCCAGGGCGGCCGCCCGCCCGCCCACCGGACGACGGAACCGGCGGCCACGGAGGGGACGATGGCGATCCGCGCGATCGCCCCCGGCACGGGCGCACCGGCCCCAGCCCCCACCCCCGCACAGGCCCCGGACCCGACCCCGGCACAGAACCCCGCCCCGGCCCCGGCACAGAACCCCGCCCCGGCCCCGGCGCAGAACCGGACCCCCGCCCCAGCCCCCGTACAGAACCCCGCTCCCTGGGCGCAGCTTCCTGCCCAGCAGCCCCAGCCCCAGCAGCCCCAGCCGCAGCTTCCAGCTCAGCAGCATCAGCAGCCCCAGCCCCAGCTTCCAGCTCAGCAGCAGCCCCAGCCCCAGCAGCCCCAGCCGCAGCTTCCTGCTCAGCAGCAGCACCAGCCTCAGCAGCCCCAGCCGCAGCTTCCTGCTCAGCAGCAGCACCAGCCGCAGCTTCCGGCCCAGCAGCACCAGCCTCAGCCGCAGCTCCAGCCCCAGCAGCCCCGCCCCCAGTTCGGTGCGCAGGGTGCCCAGCCGGATCAGCCCGTCGTGCCCTGGAAGCCCCCGGTCGACGACCCCTTCCAACGGCTCGCGCAGGCTCAGGCGGCGGCCAGGCCCGCCGGGCTCGGCAAGCGGTTCGCCGCCCGGCTGATCGACAGCGTCGTGCTGCTGGCGCTCGTCGGTGCGATCGGCTTCCCGCTCGTCTCGCAGGCACTGGACCACATCGACGAGAAGATCAGCGCGGCGAAGCTGTCCGGTGAGACGGTCACCGTCTGGCTGGTGGACTCCACCACGGCCGGTTTGTTCGGTGCGGTGCTCGGCGCGTTCCTCGTGCTCGGCGTCCTGTTGGAGGCGTTGCCGACGGCCAAGTGGGGGCGCACGCTCGGCAAGAAGATCTGCGGGCTCGAAGTGCGGGACATCGAGTCCCACGACGCCCCGGCCTTCGGCGCCGCGCTGCGCCGGTGGCTGGTCTACGGCGTGCTGGGCGTCCTCGTGATCGGGGTGGTCAATGTGCTGTGGTGCCTGATCGACCGGCCGTGGCGCCAGTGCTGGCACGACAAGGCGGCACACACCTTCGTAGCGGACTGA
- a CDS encoding isochorismatase family protein, translating into MHRALIVVDVQNDFCEGGSLAVAGGADVAAAVTDLIGEAQAGYRHVVATRDHHIDPGNHFSDRPDFEHSWPAHCVAGTEGVGFHPNFAPAVASGAIDAVFDKGAYAAAYSGFEGLDENGVGLADWLRDRRITEVDVVGIATDHCVRATALDAVRAGFTTHVLLDLTAGVAETTTERALEELRRAGVKLSGKPVV; encoded by the coding sequence ATGCACCGCGCCTTGATCGTCGTCGACGTTCAGAACGACTTCTGCGAGGGCGGCAGCCTCGCCGTGGCGGGAGGTGCCGATGTCGCCGCCGCCGTCACCGATCTGATCGGGGAGGCCCAGGCCGGGTACCGCCATGTGGTGGCCACCCGTGACCACCACATCGACCCGGGCAACCACTTCTCCGACCGGCCGGACTTCGAGCACTCCTGGCCCGCGCACTGCGTGGCCGGCACGGAGGGCGTCGGCTTCCACCCGAACTTCGCCCCCGCGGTCGCCTCGGGTGCGATCGACGCGGTGTTCGACAAGGGCGCCTACGCCGCGGCGTACAGCGGCTTCGAGGGCCTCGACGAGAACGGTGTGGGGCTGGCCGACTGGCTGCGGGACCGCCGGATCACCGAGGTCGACGTCGTCGGCATCGCGACCGACCACTGTGTGCGGGCGACGGCGCTGGACGCGGTCCGGGCGGGCTTCACGACGCATGTGCTGCTCGACCTGACCGCCGGGGTCGCCGAGACGACCACGGAGCGGGCCCTGGAGGAGCTCCGCAGGGCGGGTGTGAAGCTGTCCGGCAAGCCGGTGGTGTAG
- the clpS gene encoding ATP-dependent Clp protease adapter ClpS encodes MGWVSVAPTEITRPESAEESLVVPEPDVPWVTLVHNDPVNLMSYVTYVFQAYFGYSKDKAHKLMLDVHQKGRAVVSSGSREEMERDVQAMHGYGLWATLTQDRN; translated from the coding sequence ATGGGGTGGGTGAGCGTCGCCCCTACAGAGATCACGCGTCCCGAATCGGCCGAGGAGAGTCTTGTCGTCCCCGAGCCCGACGTCCCCTGGGTGACGCTGGTCCACAACGACCCGGTCAATCTCATGAGCTACGTGACCTATGTCTTCCAGGCCTACTTCGGCTACTCCAAGGACAAGGCGCACAAGCTGATGCTGGACGTCCACCAGAAGGGGCGCGCGGTCGTCTCCAGCGGCAGCCGCGAGGAGATGGAACGCGACGTCCAGGCCATGCACGGCTACGGACTGTGGGCCACGCTCACGCAGGACCGCAACTAG
- a CDS encoding RDD family protein, whose protein sequence is MSNDQPTSGQPPEDDPFLKKPHEPPPSSGSPYDSAPPPPPPYDPGPYGGGGPYGGADPLAGMPPLAEPGKRILARLIDFLIISIPLYLISLPWGGVVEVSDNNGNGDDFGDVFSQTYSGHQMIWSLIGLVVYVAYDTYFTHKDGRTIGKRLLKLRVAMLNDGRVPDTGASFLRAVVLWLPALLCCPCLWWLINIVLMFTDKPYRQGLQDKAAKTVVVQTN, encoded by the coding sequence ATGAGCAACGATCAGCCGACGTCCGGCCAGCCGCCCGAGGACGACCCGTTCCTCAAGAAGCCGCACGAGCCGCCGCCGTCATCGGGTTCGCCGTACGACAGCGCTCCGCCGCCCCCGCCGCCGTACGATCCGGGCCCCTATGGGGGCGGTGGACCGTACGGTGGCGCGGATCCGCTGGCCGGCATGCCGCCGCTCGCGGAGCCGGGCAAGCGCATCCTGGCCCGGCTGATCGACTTCCTGATCATCTCGATCCCGCTCTATCTGATCTCGCTGCCGTGGGGCGGCGTGGTCGAGGTGTCGGACAACAACGGCAACGGCGACGACTTCGGCGATGTCTTCAGCCAGACGTACAGCGGGCACCAGATGATCTGGTCGCTGATCGGCCTGGTCGTGTACGTCGCCTACGACACGTACTTCACGCACAAGGACGGCCGGACCATCGGCAAGCGGCTGCTGAAGCTGCGCGTCGCGATGCTCAACGACGGGCGGGTGCCGGACACCGGTGCGTCGTTCCTGCGAGCCGTGGTGCTGTGGCTGCCGGCGCTGCTGTGCTGCCCGTGCCTGTGGTGGCTGATCAACATCGTGCTCATGTTCACGGACAAGCCGTACCGGCAGGGCCTGCAGGACAAGGCGGCGAAGACGGTGGTCGTCCAGACCAACTAG
- a CDS encoding DUF2017 domain-containing protein, which yields MAGHFEATPGGGAAVALDEVEIAILRSLAVQLLELIGPGDEPAEGADPLAALFAEGPSEPPTDPALARLFPEAYGDEDGELRAASAEFRRFTENDLRARKRDDALAVVRTLDALTVAGDGTAVLELTGDECRNWLGALNDLRLTIGTRLEVSDEDEGEAGSLYRLPDSDPRKPMVMAYLWLGALQETLVETLMP from the coding sequence ATGGCCGGCCACTTCGAGGCCACCCCCGGCGGCGGCGCGGCCGTCGCGCTCGACGAGGTGGAGATCGCGATCCTGCGCTCCCTCGCCGTCCAGCTGCTGGAGCTGATCGGTCCCGGCGACGAACCCGCCGAGGGTGCGGACCCGCTCGCCGCCCTCTTCGCGGAGGGGCCCAGCGAACCGCCCACCGATCCCGCCCTGGCCCGCCTCTTCCCCGAGGCGTACGGCGACGAGGACGGCGAACTGCGGGCCGCCTCCGCCGAGTTCCGCCGCTTCACCGAGAACGATCTGCGCGCCCGCAAGCGCGACGACGCCCTCGCCGTCGTGCGCACCCTGGACGCGCTCACGGTCGCCGGGGACGGCACCGCCGTACTCGAACTCACCGGCGACGAATGCCGCAACTGGCTCGGCGCCCTCAACGACCTCCGGCTCACCATCGGCACCCGCCTGGAGGTCTCCGACGAGGACGAGGGCGAGGCCGGCTCGCTCTACCGGCTCCCCGACAGCGACCCGCGCAAGCCGATGGTCATGGCCTATCTCTGGCTCGGCGCGCTCCAGGAAACGCTCGTGGAGACGCTGATGCCGTAG
- a CDS encoding SsgA family sporulation/cell division regulator, whose protein sequence is MHTVVERELELKLVLSPEHSIPISARLTYRTEDPYAVHVAFHIGSDFPVHWTFARDLLVEGVFRPCGHGDVRIWPTKVDRRNVIFVALTSPDGNALLEVPSAAVAAWVERTLRVVPPGTEAERLGIDEGLAELLAPLPADDLWMRDPWPSDESQDGEA, encoded by the coding sequence ATGCACACCGTCGTGGAACGCGAGCTGGAACTCAAGCTGGTCCTGTCGCCCGAGCACAGCATCCCCATCTCCGCCCGTCTGACGTACCGCACCGAGGACCCGTACGCCGTGCACGTGGCCTTTCACATCGGCTCCGACTTCCCGGTCCACTGGACGTTCGCCCGCGATCTGCTGGTCGAGGGGGTGTTCCGGCCGTGCGGTCACGGGGACGTACGGATCTGGCCGACCAAGGTCGACCGGCGCAACGTCATCTTCGTCGCTCTGACCTCGCCCGACGGAAACGCGCTCCTGGAAGTGCCGTCCGCCGCGGTGGCCGCCTGGGTGGAGCGGACGCTGCGGGTGGTCCCGCCCGGCACGGAGGCCGAGCGGCTCGGGATCGACGAGGGCCTCGCCGAGCTGCTCGCGCCGCTGCCGGCCGACGACCTGTGGATGCGCGACCCGTGGCCGTCGGACGAGTCGCAGGACGGCGAGGCGTGA
- a CDS encoding amino acid permease: MTSAQVNKGQSGRQAVEVADAGTTGEGYQRALGARQIQMIAIGGAIGTGLFLGAGKAIAKAGPSLILAYAVAGLVIFFIMRALGELLMYRPVSGSFSEYAREFIGPFAGFVTGWTYWLFWVVTGITEVTAAAQYMTFWFDIPQWVSALIFTIILYGVNLISVKLFGELEFWFSMVKVTAIVGMILICAGILTLGFSDAGDTASVTHLWSDGGFFPHGIKGTLMTLQIVMFAFLAVELVGVTAGESKDPKTVLPKAINTVPWRIAVFYVGALIMILSVVPWTEFQPDVSPFVAAFEKMGLGLGAGIVNFVVLTAALSSCNSGMYSTGRMLRDLALNGQGPKLFTRLTRSGTPLVGTTFSAALMLVGVWINYQWPGDAFTYVVSFATISGMWAWIMILISQIRYRRLADLGVLPQSGFRAPGAPYTSVFALGFIGMVIVMMGIDKDTRISLYCAPLWAALLGISYMVLKARNPENKAFAKS; the protein is encoded by the coding sequence ATGACATCGGCGCAGGTCAACAAAGGGCAGAGCGGCCGGCAGGCCGTAGAAGTCGCGGATGCCGGCACGACGGGCGAGGGATACCAGCGGGCCCTCGGTGCCCGTCAGATCCAAATGATCGCCATCGGCGGAGCCATCGGCACCGGTCTCTTCCTCGGTGCGGGAAAGGCGATCGCCAAAGCCGGACCCAGCCTCATCCTGGCCTATGCCGTCGCGGGCCTGGTGATCTTCTTCATCATGCGGGCCCTGGGCGAACTTCTCATGTACCGCCCGGTCTCGGGCTCCTTCTCCGAGTACGCCCGCGAATTCATCGGCCCCTTCGCCGGATTCGTCACCGGCTGGACCTACTGGCTCTTCTGGGTCGTCACCGGAATCACCGAAGTCACCGCCGCAGCCCAGTACATGACGTTCTGGTTCGACATTCCACAATGGGTGTCCGCGCTGATCTTCACGATCATTCTGTACGGCGTGAACCTGATCTCCGTGAAACTCTTCGGTGAACTCGAATTCTGGTTCTCGATGGTCAAGGTCACCGCCATCGTCGGCATGATCCTCATCTGCGCCGGAATCCTCACCCTCGGCTTCTCCGACGCCGGGGACACCGCGTCCGTCACCCACCTCTGGTCCGACGGCGGATTCTTCCCGCACGGCATCAAGGGCACCCTGATGACCCTGCAGATCGTGATGTTCGCCTTCCTCGCCGTCGAACTCGTCGGCGTCACCGCGGGCGAGTCCAAGGACCCGAAGACCGTCCTGCCCAAGGCCATCAACACCGTGCCGTGGCGCATCGCCGTCTTCTACGTCGGCGCACTCATCATGATCCTCTCCGTGGTCCCGTGGACCGAGTTCCAGCCCGACGTCTCGCCGTTCGTCGCCGCCTTCGAGAAGATGGGTCTCGGCCTCGGCGCCGGCATCGTCAACTTCGTCGTGCTGACCGCGGCACTCTCCTCCTGCAACTCCGGCATGTACTCCACCGGCCGCATGCTGCGCGACCTCGCGCTCAACGGACAGGGCCCGAAGCTCTTCACCCGGCTCACCCGGAGCGGCACCCCGCTCGTCGGCACCACCTTCTCCGCCGCCCTGATGCTCGTCGGCGTCTGGATCAACTACCAGTGGCCCGGTGACGCCTTCACCTACGTCGTCTCGTTCGCCACCATCTCCGGCATGTGGGCCTGGATCATGATTCTGATCAGCCAGATCCGCTACCGGCGCCTCGCCGACCTCGGAGTGCTCCCGCAGTCCGGTTTCCGGGCCCCCGGTGCCCCGTACACCAGCGTCTTCGCGCTGGGCTTCATCGGCATGGTCATCGTGATGATGGGCATCGACAAGGACACCAGGATCTCGCTGTACTGCGCCCCGCTCTGGGCCGCGCTCCTCGGCATCTCGTACATGGTCCTCAAGGCCCGCAACCCCGAGAACAAGGCCTTC